From Candidatus Bathyarchaeota archaeon:
GTAAAAGTATAGGTAAGGTGCATCTAAGATGACGCGCAGCGTTAAAGACGTCATAGTCATCGGGCTTGACGGCGCGATGTACTACTTCATCAAACGGTTCGCCGAGGAGGGGTTGCTACCTAACGTAAAGAAGTTCATCGACGACGGTGTCATAGCCGAGGCATTTCCATGCCCTCCCACAGACACCCCGACCAACTGGACCACGATAGCGACGGGCGCGTCGACAGGAACCCACGGAGTCGCAAGCTTCTACATGCATATACCAGGTGAACCGTTCGAGCTGGGGCAAAAACTCAGGTCCCGGGGGCAACTCACGAAGTACTGTAAGGCAGAGTACCTATGGAACCTCGCGGACCGACATGGCATACCATCGCTCGTCCTGAACTACCCGGCCTGCTGGCCCGGAAATATGAGGCATGGATACGTCTGCCTCTACACGTGGTCTATGCCGGGGACGACCCCGATGGTCGTAAGCTATCCTAAGGAGTACGTGGTCACCATAAAAAGCCAAGGAGTTGAGCTGGTAGACGGTGAGCGTTTAGGTCTATCGAGCGTTAGGCCTGTGATCGCGTTTCGCCTCGTCTTCAAGGGAGGGCTGATAAAGGAGCCGTCTTCTGTCGAACTCTACGCCTTCGACCCAGACGGCTCAGGCTATAGGCTAGCCGTCCCGAGAGATAGAGAGTTTGAAGTGGTCGACTCCGGAAGATGGAGTGATTGGATACCGATCACGTTGAGAATCGCTAAGAGCGGCGTGCAGGGAGCTGAAGGGAAGGAAGTTAAGTGTATCTTCAAGGTTAAACACGTCGGGATGGTTGAAGACGGGCTTAAGGTGGCGACGTCTGAGTTGTTCACGACCGAGGGGTGGGTCGACCCAAGCGGATTAGAGGAGGATGTCGTGAAGAGCAGCCACTACCTAGACGACGAGCTTGCACTGATGGAGCCTAGGAAGAAGGTCGAATACGACATCTTCGGAGAGGAGGCTAGGTTTCTGGTCCGGCAGAGGCTTGAGGCTCTCAGAATCGCCAGGATGGCAACCTATTTCAAGGCGAAGACCAGGTGGCGGCTGTGCTTTCTACACTATCACATAATCGACTCGGTCAACCACAGGTTTCTGGGATATCTTCACCGGGAGTTCCCGTTCTACGACGAGGAGAAGGCTGAACTCACGTGGAGGTACTTCGAAGAGTCCTACAGGATACTCGACGAGTTCATAGGCTTGATCCTTAAGACATGCGTCTCGGAGGACACGTTAACGATCGTCGTCTCAGACCACGCGGCTCTACCAGCTTGGAGAGCGATAAACATACGTAGGGTCTTCATAGAGGCGGGGCTTCTCAGGTATAGACGCTCCTCAGACGGCTACCTGGTAGACTGGAGCGGGACCAAGGCCTTTCCATGGGTCGAGCCCCTAGCAGTCTGGGTGAACCTCGAAGGAAGAGACCCCCAAGGCATCGTCAAACAGAAGGAGTATGAGGAGGTGAGAGAGCAGGTAATCGATGTACTACAGGGTCTAAGAGACCCAGAGACCGGCGAGAGAGTTGCTACTATGGTGCTTACTAGGGAGGAATCCGTCAACATAGGGTGGGGAGACGAACGCACCGGCGACGTGGTCTACTTCCTGAGACCCCCGTATACCGTCTGGTGCGGTCCGCTGGAGGACCTGCTGACCTACATGGCGACCGAAAGACACCTAGGCGAAGATTGGGTCTTCAGAGACCAGAGCCGGGTCACAGGGATCCACGGCTACTATCTCCCCAACGACCGGGTAGACAGGTTCTCGAACTCCTCCATCTTCATGGCGAAAGGTCCCGGTGTTAAAAGAGGTGTCGAGCTGAAAAAACCGGTGAGGCTCATGGACGTAGCCCCGACCATATCATATATCCTCGGGATACCTCCTCCAAGAGACAGCGAGGGAAGAATACTACATGAGATCCTCCTATAACATCATGGGTGGAACAAGTTAGGATACACTTTTATAGGCACACATTGATAGTGTACTACTGTGGTGTACGTGGAGTGGACGGTTAGGTTGATGGAGAAAGGTAGAATCACATTACCTAAGGAGTTAAGAGAACGCTTAGACCTGAGGAAGGGTGAGGTCATTAAGCTTATACTGGAGAAGAGGAGTATTCGGCTGGTTATTCCTAGGCTCGAAGAAGACGTTATCGATGAAACTAAGGGTGTGATAAAGGGTGTAGAGCCTGAACTCAGCCCTGAAGAACTGGAGGAGACGTTTCTGGCAGCGTTTTCCTTTAGGGTTAAAGCTGGAGAGGAACGAAGTTGAGCATTCATTTCGTAGATTCGAACGTATTCTACTACCATTTATTACAGGATAGGACATACGGTCCTAGGGCAACCGGGATATTGAACAGAATATGGGAAGGAGAGAATGCTGCGACATCGGTTATAGTTATCAGCGAACTTGCGAGTTTGTTTGAGTTCAGGATATTGCAGGCTCGTAAACGTAAAGATCTATCGCAAACAGAGAAGGAATACATAGTCGAACGTTTTAAAGAAGCTATTCACGCACTCTACAGATTAATTACGACGTTAACATACTTAAGAAAGCTCGACTGCACACCAAGAGACGCATTCGACGCATTCACCTATAGATCAAAATATGGTCTAAACTTTAACGACGCTCTAAACGTCGCTATCATGAAAAGAAATAATATTTCAGAAATCTACTCGTTCGATAAAGCATTTGACAAAATTCCATGGTTAAAAAGAAAGACTCATTAAGGAAATCCGAGAACCTTCCTAGCAGAATAATTCGACATGCTTCAAAACGGTCAAAGTACGATACCGTATTCAAGAGATAGTGAATAGAGAATGCTTCATAGAGATCCTTCTACGACCCCCAACTTCCGGGTACGAAGGTTCCTAAGACCACCCTTTTCCCAGCACCTGTTGCGCTAGGGACGTTCGCCGCGTTTCCCATCACGAACTCGTTAGCCAGTATAGCCATCAGAACGGCCTCCTTAGCCTCGGAAGGTATCCCCAGCCGTCCATAGTCGAACAGCTTAGCGGGTTTAAGTCTCTCGGCTAGGTGATGCATGATCGCCTTGTTCTTCGCCCCTCCTCCTGAAACGTAAACCTCGTCCAGCCTCCAGTAGGGTAGGTTAAACCTCTCATAAGCCGTCGCTATCGTCTCCACCGTGAGAGCCGTCACGGTAGCCACCACGTCTCGGAAGCTTAAACCATGCTCCCTCGCATACTCGATTATCCTACGCGCATACTGCTCTCCAAACCGCTCCCTACCCGTGGTCTTAGGAGGCTCCCTAGCGAAGTAGGGGTCGTCTAAAAGCTTACGCAGCAAGGTCTCGTCCACCTCACCGCTAGCCGCTATCTCACCGTCTCTATCATAACTCATCGAGCCGTGCGTGTAATACCTGACAACCGCGTCTATAACCATGTTCCCCGGGCCCGTGTCGAACGCTATGACATCCTCTAGAGAAGCACCTGCGGGAAGAAACGTGAGGTTAGCTATGCCGCCTATGTTCTGGAAGACCCTATTAAGCCTCTCATGTCTATGCAGGATGTAGTCTAAGTAGGGGGTTAGGGGAGCCCCCTCTCCTCCAGCTGAGACGTCTCTCTTCCTAAAGTCTCCGACCGTGGGGATACCTGTTCTCTCGGCGATCACGGCTAGCTCGCCGATCTGAAACGTAGACCTGGTTCTATATCTCAAGGTGGTCTTAGGCTCGGGTATGTGGTAGATGGTCTGACCGTGGGAGCCTATGAGGTCTATATCGTCTAAACTTAAGGAAGCCTCCTCAACCAGTTTCATAACGCAGTCGGCGAAGAACTCACCGAGCACAAAGTTCATGTGACAGATCTTATCGACGGTCGAGGTATCTGGCGAGAAGAGTTCGAAGATCTTCTCACGTATATCCCTAGGATATGGATAGTTTCTGAATTTTAAAAGATTGAGCTTGGTGTCGACCCAGCAACCCTCCACCTCGACTAAAGCCGCCGAAACCCCGTCGGCCGATGTCCCAGACATCAACCCGACTATCCGCCTAACGTCCTTACGCCGGATTTCGTCTAAACTAGGCAAAAACCCACCTATACAATTGTGTCTTAAATAATCCTAAAATATGTGAAGACCCCCGGGATTTAGGGATATGCGCCATGAAACCGGTCTCCCAGGTTTTCCAGGTTAAACCCATAGGATATGTAAGAAACGGCCGTGGATTCTCTAAGGTTTCGATCCTACCCGAGTACGGCGAGGGACTTGATGGTGTCGAGACGTTTACGCATATCATACTTCTATGCTGGATGCATATGGCTAGGAGAGATGTCTTAAAAGTCAGGCCGCGGCCTAGGCCTGAGATCGTATGCGGAGTCTTCGCTACGAGGTCGCCGAGTAGACCTAACCCCATAGGTGTATACGTATGTAAGCTTCTTAAGAGAACAGGCTTAGACCTTTACATATCACCCATAGATGCATACGATGGAACCCCTGTCCTAGACATCAAACCCTACATAGCAGGGATCGACTCCACACCCGATGCCGGTCTAGGGCTTTTCACCAAATAAGGTTGATAAACAATCCCATAAGGCTTGAAATAGCCTATGGAGAACCCTCCAACCGTTGTAAGGGTTTCAGAGGGTAGAGACTCAGAGCCGGGGAGGGGATTTGAACCCCTGTTCAACGGGTCTGCAGCCCGCCGCCTCGCCGCTCAGCCACCCCGGCTTCAACTAGAAGTGTAGAAATTCCTTGTAATAAAATTATCCCGGTTGCCTAGTGCGGGTCGACCTGAGTGTTTCCCCTAGCTATCAA
This genomic window contains:
- a CDS encoding PIN domain-containing protein translates to MSIHFVDSNVFYYHLLQDRTYGPRATGILNRIWEGENAATSVIVISELASLFEFRILQARKRKDLSQTEKEYIVERFKEAIHALYRLITTLTYLRKLDCTPRDAFDAFTYRSKYGLNFNDALNVAIMKRNNISEIYSFDKAFDKIPWLKRKTH
- a CDS encoding anhydro-N-acetylmuramic acid kinase, translating into MPSLDEIRRKDVRRIVGLMSGTSADGVSAALVEVEGCWVDTKLNLLKFRNYPYPRDIREKIFELFSPDTSTVDKICHMNFVLGEFFADCVMKLVEEASLSLDDIDLIGSHGQTIYHIPEPKTTLRYRTRSTFQIGELAVIAERTGIPTVGDFRKRDVSAGGEGAPLTPYLDYILHRHERLNRVFQNIGGIANLTFLPAGASLEDVIAFDTGPGNMVIDAVVRYYTHGSMSYDRDGEIAASGEVDETLLRKLLDDPYFAREPPKTTGRERFGEQYARRIIEYAREHGLSFRDVVATVTALTVETIATAYERFNLPYWRLDEVYVSGGGAKNKAIMHHLAERLKPAKLFDYGRLGIPSEAKEAVLMAILANEFVMGNAANVPSATGAGKRVVLGTFVPGSWGS
- the tsaA gene encoding tRNA (N6-threonylcarbamoyladenosine(37)-N6)-methyltransferase TrmO, whose amino-acid sequence is MKPVSQVFQVKPIGYVRNGRGFSKVSILPEYGEGLDGVETFTHIILLCWMHMARRDVLKVRPRPRPEIVCGVFATRSPSRPNPIGVYVCKLLKRTGLDLYISPIDAYDGTPVLDIKPYIAGIDSTPDAGLGLFTK
- a CDS encoding AbrB/MazE/SpoVT family DNA-binding domain-containing protein, with the translated sequence MVYVEWTVRLMEKGRITLPKELRERLDLRKGEVIKLILEKRSIRLVIPRLEEDVIDETKGVIKGVEPELSPEELEETFLAAFSFRVKAGEERS
- a CDS encoding alkaline phosphatase family protein encodes the protein MTRSVKDVIVIGLDGAMYYFIKRFAEEGLLPNVKKFIDDGVIAEAFPCPPTDTPTNWTTIATGASTGTHGVASFYMHIPGEPFELGQKLRSRGQLTKYCKAEYLWNLADRHGIPSLVLNYPACWPGNMRHGYVCLYTWSMPGTTPMVVSYPKEYVVTIKSQGVELVDGERLGLSSVRPVIAFRLVFKGGLIKEPSSVELYAFDPDGSGYRLAVPRDREFEVVDSGRWSDWIPITLRIAKSGVQGAEGKEVKCIFKVKHVGMVEDGLKVATSELFTTEGWVDPSGLEEDVVKSSHYLDDELALMEPRKKVEYDIFGEEARFLVRQRLEALRIARMATYFKAKTRWRLCFLHYHIIDSVNHRFLGYLHREFPFYDEEKAELTWRYFEESYRILDEFIGLILKTCVSEDTLTIVVSDHAALPAWRAINIRRVFIEAGLLRYRRSSDGYLVDWSGTKAFPWVEPLAVWVNLEGRDPQGIVKQKEYEEVREQVIDVLQGLRDPETGERVATMVLTREESVNIGWGDERTGDVVYFLRPPYTVWCGPLEDLLTYMATERHLGEDWVFRDQSRVTGIHGYYLPNDRVDRFSNSSIFMAKGPGVKRGVELKKPVRLMDVAPTISYILGIPPPRDSEGRILHEILL